Proteins encoded within one genomic window of Trichoderma asperellum chromosome 2, complete sequence:
- a CDS encoding uncharacterized protein (EggNog:ENOG41~TransMembrane:4 (o12-36i43-63o83-102i144-167o)): MTRRYCPGPYGLVQIIARAVAWMTGVTTLVILAFIINQWSDKAGAVAAGLVGSAIAILNDSWIVVAKLDRAFGFNPLSPARALLHDLFSLAISLGGIVMIIFSRYTYQADGFAALESDSSPQITSGVGDPDVISREGFSQNKMLAIAVWMLTAVVIWRFIFIVWGGFECFFEFRHVHHTRPRRRNLIQV; the protein is encoded by the exons ATGACAAGACGCTACTGTCCCGGTCCATATGGCCTCGTCCAGATAATCGCCCGGGCGGTGGCCTGGATGACGGGCGTGACGACGCTGGTGATTCTGGCCTTTATCATCAACCAATGGTCCGACAAGGCTGGCGCCGTCGCCGCTGGTCTCGTGGGG tctgccatcgccatcctcaaCGACTCATGGATCGTCGTCGCTAAGCTCGACCGCGCGTTTGGCTTCAACCCGCTATCGCCAGCGCGCGCCCTCCTCCAcgatctcttttctcttgccaTATCGCTGGGCGGCATCGTCATGATCATCTTTTCGCGCTACACATACCAGGCCGACGGCTTTGCCGCTCTCGAGAGCGATTCATCGCCGCAAATCACCAGCGGGGTGGGCGATCCCGATGTTATAAGCAGAGAAGGCTTTTCACAAAACAAAATGCTGGCCATTGCGGTGTGGATGCTTACTGCCGTCGT TATATGGAGATTTATATTCATCGTTTGGGGCGGTTTCGAGTGCTTTTTCGAGTTTCGCCATGTCCACCATACACGGCCTCGAAGGCGAAATCTAATTCAAGTATAA
- a CDS encoding uncharacterized protein (EggNog:ENOG41), translating to MGLHFFKTLCAEKVKKFGLEDIDAVLRPESSMRERDPEREFYFPSRDTGKKMYYRDVDDLREAYQWDRIPASTILTDEQAMLFPAVIGCHDLRSKKRYTVSVNDLQPVEWNEDEMDHLVLEDKKKAMLKGLVSYHSNRNCRNEKGDLIAGKGEGLVILLHGPPGVGKTLTAESTAKAVGKPLIAMSIGEMVWDEAQLQGRLKSEFQRAIEWGAVLLLDEADVVLEARSFEDVRRNGIVSIFLRELEYYKGILFLTTNRTMTPKIRAQVWTQLLTLNGRDESLGSEAVKRIQKKLSEYKLNGRQIRNVLNVAEGLAFQKDGKRGKLRYEHVEEAVKAAVEFQNMLEELKSMMKVVMTIRYSRWSTWTMILVVHLRERSLMVYLKKSFLRIITGYNCSHNFAHALNKSNILFNVSKNFNM from the exons ATGGGCTTGCATTTTTTCAAGACCTTATGCGCggaaaaagtgaaaaaatTCGG CCTCGAAGACATTGACGCCGTTCTCAGACCTGAAAGCAGCATGCGCGAGCGTGATCCCGAACGCGAATTTTACTTCCCCAGCAGAGACACGGGCAAAAAGATGTACTATCGCGATGTAGATGACCTTAGAGAGGCATATCAGTGGGACAGAATTCCTGCTTCCACAATATTAACGGATGAGCAGGCAATGCTTTTCCCAGCCGTTATAGGCTGCCATGACttgagaagcaaaaagagatatACTGTTAGCGTCAACGATTTGCAGCCAGTCGAGTGGAACGAAGATGAAATGGATCATCTTGTATTGgaggataagaaaaaagctaTGCTCAAAGGGCTAGTGAGCTATCACTCCAATCGAAATTGTCGTAATGAAAAAGGAGACCTTATTGCGGGCAAGGGAGAAGGTCTTGTTATCCTCCTTCATGGACCACCAGGT GTTGGAAAAACGCTGACTGCAGAGTCAACCGCCAAAGCTGTAGGAAAACCTCTTATTGCAATGAGCATTGGCGAAATGGTATGGGATGAAGCACAACTCCAAGGACGGCTAAAATCTGAGTTTCAACGAGCCATAGAGTGGGGCGCAGTTCTCCTCCTGGATGAAGCTGATGTGGTACTCGAAGCTCGATCCTTTGAAGATGTACGAAGGAATGGCATTGTTTCCA TCTTTCTCCGAGAGTTGGAGTATTACAAAGGAATCCTATTTCTCACCACGAACAGA ACCATGACGCCAAAGATTCGAGCGCAGGTCTGGACTCAATTACTTACACTGAATGGTCGAGATGAGAGCCTTGGGTCGGAAGCGGTTAAAAGAATCCAGAAGAAATTAAGCGAATACAAATTGAATGGGAGACAAATTAGAAACGTTCTAAATGTTGCAGAAGGTCTTGCATTTCAGAAAGATGGCAAGCGAGGGAAGCTGAGATATGAACACGTTGAGGAAGCGGTGAAAGCAGCGGTCGAATTTCAGAACATGCTGGAGGAGTTAAAGTCGATGATGAAGGTGGTGATGACGATTCGATATTCTAGGTGGAGTACATGGACAATGATACTTGTTGTTCACTTGCGAGAGCGGTCTTTGATGGTATATCTCAAAAAATCGTTTCTTCGTATCATAACAGGGTATAACTGCAGTCACAACTTCGCGCATGCCTTAAACAAGAGCAACATCCTTTTCAATGTGTCTAAAAATTTCAACATGTGA
- a CDS encoding uncharacterized protein (EggNog:ENOG41~TransMembrane:2 (i170-188o208-226i)), with protein MASPLMEYMPRSQRLKSPGDERLLLRASSRENSHEGSRDSSVHLESSRKRIAERTTIGGINMIEIRSKYLLDAVKKVNKRPPLQPTKDYFTEQAPYPTLFHHMDDVKREIAQMNSEEADDHLKILHSAIDYIDPIWNERREENFTNDLVSYGMIWKLFRPGDLVLRKDDIGNLWLFVLIKTAYSMFQSKEEEKKKVIFETWYLTWKKLIAILPGSTLCLVAANFLVNGRSNRFLFIQFGIKKT; from the coding sequence ATGGCTTCTCCACTGATGGAATATATGCCGCGGTCACAGCGACTAAAATCCCCAGGAGATgaacgtcttcttcttcgcgcTTCCTCCCGTGAGAACAGTCACGAGGGTAGTCGAGATTCTTCTGTTCACCTAGAAAGCTCCAGAAAGAGGATTGCTGAGCGCACTACCATCGGCGGGATCAATATGATTGAGATACGGTCAAAGTACCTTCTCGATGCcgttaaaaaagttaataaacgtCCGCCGCTACAACCAACCAAAGATTATTTCACTGAGCAGGCGCCCTATCCTACACTCTTCCATCATATGGATGATGTTAAGAGAGAAATCGCCCAGATGAACAGTGAAGAAGCAGATGACCATCTAAAGATACTACATAGCGCCATCGACTATATAGATCCCATCTGGAACGAGCGACGTGAAGAAAATTTCACAAACGACTTGGTGAGCTATGGTATGATATGGAAATTATTTCGCCCTGGTGATCTTGTTCTCCGAAAGGATGACATTGGTAACCTGTGGCTCTTTGTTTTGATCAAGACTGCCTACTCTATGTTTCAGAgtaaggaagaagagaagaagaaagtgatTTTCGAAACTTGGTACTTGacttggaagaagttgatAGCTATCTTACCAGGAAGTACACTGTGTTTAGTTGCAGCGAATTTTCTGGTCAACGGCAGATCAAATCGCTTCCTGTTTATCCAATTCGGTATCAAAAAGACATAA
- a CDS encoding uncharacterized protein (EggNog:ENOG41~TransMembrane:1 (i51-70o)), with product MCDRPKGVRWTPQQVLKQLISQLLNARPSLTVSAPDIVNIRNFGKADTFNALVKLLHSIVALLGSIVIVIDRLDRCAPDPDAQLADIAKTLSVLVRVHPNLRIIVTTGEVVPP from the coding sequence ATGTGCGACCGTCCAAAAGGAGTGAGATGGACGCCACAGCAGGTCTTGAAACAGCTCATCTCGCAGCTTCTAAATGCTAGACCAAGCTTGACCGTTTCTGCGCCAGACATTGTCAACATCAGGAACTTTGGCAAGGCAGACACTTTTAATGCTCTTGTCAAACTGCTTCACTCGATTGTGGCTCTACTAGGATCCATCGTTATTGTTATCGATCGCCTCGACAGGTGCGCTCCCGACCCGGATGCCCAATTAGCTGATATTGCGAAGACGCTTTCCGTGCTGGTCAGGGTGCATCCAAACCTTAGGATCATCGTTACTACAGGCGAAGTAGTGCCGCCATAA
- a CDS encoding uncharacterized protein (EggNog:ENOG41) has product MAEALGIASGVVGIVSFGIELCQGLLEYYSSWKDAESEVTATYNSIQDLTKILLLVKSTVDKQDPESEIIVKVHDSITLCEGGITNLDKKLQKIRRLSLSDTVGERLLSQARRALYPFKKSTLIKLQEIVGDLQDRLHLTLTTLDFNISIQNFDIVSGQLKYLSNEVDKTQLGIGNIQNSLAGIDRKIDTIESLYGDEYLRNFCMWLSPIFDIFEKRQHDIFELPSRQDGTWEWLQSTQEFKNWLSRTDRILWCPGQPGVGKTVLSSSIINHLETQVKQPGTGIAYVYCDYSNTLLTVRNFIASLLQQLFRQSPKVPDSLLEIYKSYTTKTVRFSLGEYSTYLRDVIETFSEVFVVVDGLDECPHREIDDIRDEFLDQLKGLPLKTQLLFTSRDLPAIAKNFAADQRLDIHASRHAIEGYLQARIKSSKNLSRHILRKPSLQEAVVETVAQKADGMFLLARMYIDLLATKSVLGTVEFTLKNLPGGLNELDTAYDNVIRRIQNQDDDDVIMAKQILTWLYYAARPLTLQELCHSLAVNLAVEADPDATELDEAFLPDEEVIVSICAGIVTCHAESNTVSFIHYTTKEYFKRRMDRQDIERFLHLEISIADTCLVYLSFERKELEQFLEARAKGRILTFHQYTQNGGHGWDIDICYPLFRYAAQYWGDHVNGLLGQVTKDLFRKFVRQRTCLAASVQALAEQESRNYPFPISISGLCLASFFGLKEIVIILIEDGQSIEAENEYDWTALHMAAEKGHAAIVQLLIDKGADVNAVAERFGLTTTSGATALHMAARNGHDKVLEVLLKNNAEIDLRTDQDETPLHWAAENGHVEAITLLLDKGADLEAKSRNGFTPLCIAVHHGEKASVELMIERGADISVTACGGSLFFFAALSRNAEVAKLLLERGFDVNFTGTNGAFPLWIAGPYYQGRDDIVKLLLKQGADVSQRHKYNNETALHYSTHWGNKTVVRLLLESGAEVNAQDRDGKTALHIAAKEGDEAVLRLLLEKGADASMKTKAGKTALKLAAWRGYEAIVRHLLDHLGGEINSESWLATSQVLKAAETGDEKAMQLLLARGADITAGNQREKTALHVAAGSGRVALCRFLLNNGANINAINRSKRTPISMAAEYGHIEVVRLLIEHKANLREGVSPLFDAIHSTNGRSKVEIVQLLLENGADVSAKNEFFDTPLHSAVRQHSELIIKLLLEHGAAK; this is encoded by the exons atggCTGAGGCACTTGGAATTGCATCTGGGGTTGTTGGGATAGTGTCTTTTGGAATTGAGCTTTGCCAAGGTCTGCTTGAGTATTATAGTTCTTGGAAAGATGCCGAGAGTGAAGTTACGGCAACATACAACTCTATACAGGATCTCACCAAGATTTTACTACTAGTGAAGTCAACTGTCGATAAGCAAGACCCTGAATCAGAGATTATCGTCAAAGTCCATGATAGTATTACTCTCTGCGAAGGTGGGATCACCAACTTGGACAAAAAGCTTCAAAAGATCCGAAGGTTATCTTTGAGCGATACCGTAGGCGAGAGATTACTTTCACAAGCTCGGAGAGCTCTATATCCGTTTAAGAAAAGCACATTGATCAAACTGCAAGAAATTGTTGGAGATTTACAGGATAGGCTGCATTTGACTCTGACAACACTTGATTT TAACATCTCCATTCAAAATTTTGACATCGTGTCCGGTCAGCTAAAATATTTGTCTAATGAAGTAGATAAGACGCAGCTGGGAATTGGAAACATTCAAAATTCACTGGCGGGTATTGATCGCAAAATTGATACAATAGAGTCCCTCTATGGCG ATGAATATCTTCGAAATTTCTGCATGTGGCTTTCTCCAATATTCGACATATTTGAGAAAAGGCAGCACGATATCTTCGAATTGCCTAGCCGGCAGGACGGGACATGGGAGTGGCTACAAAGCACTCAAGAATTCAAGAACTGGCTCTCCAGAACAGATAGAATATTGTGGTGTCCAGGACAGC CCGGCGTCGGAAAGACTGTTTTATC ATCGTCTATTATTAACCACCTAGAGACGCAAGTCAAACAACCTGGTACTGGTATAGCCTATGTATACTGCGACTACAGCAATACGCTACTCACGGTTCGCAATTTCATTGCGAGCCTTTTGCAACAGCTATTCCGGCAAAGCCCAAAGGTTCCAGACAGCCTTCTCgagatttataaatcttacACTACAAAAACTGTTCGTTTCAGTCTTGGAGAATATTCCACATACCTCCGAGATGTCATTGAGACTTTCTCAGAAGTCTTTGTTGTTGTCGACGGACTCGACGAGTGTCCTCACCGCGAGATTGACGATATCCGGGATGAATTTCTGGATCAGCTTAAAGGGCTGCCGCTCAAAACCCAGCTTCTGTTCACTTCTCGGGATTTGCCGGCCATTGCGAAAAACTTTGCGGCAGATCAGCGCTTGGACATTCATGCAAGCAGACATGCCATCGAAGGCTATCTCCAAGCACGTATCAAAAGCTCGAAGAACTTGAGTCGCCACATTCTAAGAAAGCCTAGCTTACAAGAGGCTGTTGTTGAGACGGTTGCACAAAAAGCAGATGGAAT GTTTCTGCTTGCTCGAATGTATATTGACTTGTTAGCCACGAAGAGCGTTCTCGGAACGGTCGAGTTTACTTTGAAAAATCTTCCAGGAGGGTTGAATGAACTAGACACAGCTTATGACAATGTTATCAGGAGAATCCAAAAtcaagatgatgacgatgtcATTATGGCCAAACAGATCCTGACCTGGCTCTACTATGCTGCCCGACCTCTAACTCTCCAGGAACTTTGCCACAGCTTGGCTGTCAACCTGGCAGTTGAGGCTGACCCGGACGCAACAGAGTTGGACGAGGCCTTTTTACCCGACGAAGAGGTCATAGTCTCCATATGTGCTGGAATAGTGACTTGCCATGCTGAGAGCAATACAGTATCATTCATCCACTACACTACAAAGGAGTATTTCAAACGGAGAATGGACCGGCAAGACATTGAACGATTTTTACATCTAGAAATAAGCATCGCAGATACTTGTCTCGTGTACCTATCTTTCGAACGCAAGGAGTTGGAGCAATTTCTAGAAGCGAGGGCAAAAGGCCGTATCTTAACATTCCACCAATATACCCAAAATGGGGGCCACGGCTGGGATATCGATATTTGCTACCCGCTTTTCCGTTACGCAGCTCAATACTGGGGAGACCATGTCAATGGCTTGCTCGGACAAGTCACCAAAGATCTCTTCAGGAAATTTGTACGGCAGCGCACATGTCTGGCGGCTTCTGTTCAGGCATTGGCTGAGCAGGAGAGTCGCAACTATCCATTTCCGATTTCAATATCAGGCCTTTGCCTAGCGTCATTCTTCGGGTTGAAAGAGATAGTGATTATATTGATAGAAGATGGCCAAAGTATAGAAGCGGAAAACGAATATGACTGGACGGCACTTCATATGGCAGCAGAAAAAGGACATGCGGCAATAGTGCAGCTATTGATCGACAAGGGCGCAGACGTCAACGCAGTGGCCGAGAGATTTGGACTCACGACGACTTCTGGAGCGACAGCGCTGCACATGGCCGCGCGAAACGGTCATGACAAAGTGCTGGAAGTCTTGCTCAAAAACAACGCGGAAATTGATTTGCGGACGGATCAGGACGAAACACCGCTCCACTGGGCAGCTGAGAACGGCCACGTAGAAGCCATCACACTGCTGTTAGACAAAGGTGCGGATTTGGAAGCAAAGTCTAGAAATGGTTTCACACCGCTATGCATTGCAGTCCATCATGGGGAAAAGGCCAGTGTGGAGCTTATGATCGAGAGAGGCGCTGATATCTCAGTCACCGCTTGTGGAggttctttgttctttttcgcCGCCCTGAGTAGAAATGCAGAGGTAGCAAAACTGCTTTTAGAAAGAGGCTTTGATGTAAACTTCACGGGCACGAACGGCGCATTCCCTCTCTGGATCGCGGGGCCTTATTATCAAGGGCGGGACGATATCGTTAAACTGTTGCTGAAGCAGGGGGCAGATGTTTCTCAGAGGCATAAATATAACAACGAAACAGCGCTTCACTATAGCACACACTGGGGAAACAAAACGGTGGTGCGCCTGCTCCTGGAGAGCGGAGCTGAGGTTAATGCCCAGGACAGAGACGGGAAGACTGCGCTGCATATCGCTGCCAAGGAGGGAGACGAAGCTGTGTTGCGATTACTTCTCGAAAAGGGAGCCGATGCCTCTATGAAAACTAAAGCCGGGAAGACTGCGCTGAAATTGGCAGCTTGGCGTGGTTATGAAGCCATAGTGCGGCACCTCTTGGATCATCTTGGCGGAGAGATCAACTCTGAATCCTGGCTAGCGACTTCACAGGTTCTCAAGGCAGCTGAGACAGGCGATGAAAAAGCAATGCAGTTACTGCTGGCTAGAGGGGCTGATATTACGGCAGGAAACCAACGCGAGAAGACAGCGCTACATGTGGCAGCCGGCAGTGGTCGTGTAGCGCTATGCAGGTTTTTACTCAACAATGGGGCCAACATCAATGCAATTAACCGCAGCAAGAGGACTCCTATTTCTATGGCTGCTGAATACGGACACATAGAAGTGGTACGTCTCCTGATAGAGCATAAAGCAAACCTTAGAGAAGGAGTTTCACCGCTATTCGATGCTATACACTCGACAAATGGTCGGAGTAAGGTAGAGATTGTTCAGCTGCTGTTAGAGAACGGAGCCGATGTATCTGCTAAAAACGAATTTTTTGATACTCCATTACATTCAGCTGTACGCCAACATTCAGAGCTTATAATCAAGTTACTGCTTGAACATGGGGCTGCAAAATAA
- a CDS encoding uncharacterized protein (EggNog:ENOG41), translated as MAMNIFEISACGFLQYSTYLRKGSTISSNCLAGRTGHGSGYKALKNSRTGSPEQIEYCGVQDSVCNCARRYVSLSHTNGHPAGVGKTVLSSSIINHLETQVKQPGTGIAYVYCDYSNTLLTVRNFIASLLQQLFRQSPKVPDSLLEIYKSYTTKTVRFSLGEYSTYLRDVIETFSEVFVVVDGLDECPHREIDDIRDEFLDQLKGLPLKTQLLFTSRDLPAIAKNFAADQRLDIHASRHAIEGYLQARIKSSKNLSRHILRKPSLQEAVVETVAQKADGMFLLARMYIDLLATKSVLGTVEFTLKNLPGGLNELDTAYDNVIRRIQNQDDDDVIMAKQILTWLYYAARPLTLQELCHSLAVNLAVEADPDATELDEAFLPDEEVIVSICAGIVTCHAESNTVSFIHYTTKEYFKRRMDRQDIERFLHLEISIADTCLVYLSFERKELEQFLEARAKGRILTFHQYTQNGGHGWDIDICYPLFRYAAQYWGDHVNGLLGQVTKDLFRKFVRQRTCLAASVQALAEQESRNYPFPISISGLCLASFFGLKEIVIILIEDGQSIEAENEYDWTALHMAAEKGHAAIVQLLIDKGADVNAVAERFGLTTTSGATALHMAARNGHDKVLEVLLKNNAEIDLRTDQDETPLHWAAENGHVEAITLLLDKGADLEAKSRNGFTPLCIAVHHGEKASVELMIERGADISVTACGGSLFFFAALSRNAEVAKLLLERGFDVNFTGTNGAFPLWIAGPYYQGRDDIVKLLLKQGADVSQRHKYNNETALHYSTHWGNKTVVRLLLESGAEVNAQDRDGKTALHIAAKEGDEAVLRLLLEKGADASMKTKAGKTALKLAAWRGYEAIVRHLLDHLGGEINSESWLATSQVLKAAETGDEKAMQLLLARGADITAGNQREKTALHVAAGSGRVALCRFLLNNGANINAINRSKRTPISMAAEYGHIEVVRLLIEHKANLREGVSPLFDAIHSTNGRSKVEIVQLLLENGADVSAKNEFFDTPLHSAVRQHSELIIKLLLEHGAAK; from the exons ATGGCG ATGAATATCTTCGAAATTTCTGCATGTGGCTTTCTCCAATATTCGACATATTTGAGAAAAGGCAGCACGATATCTTCGAATTGCCTAGCCGGCAGGACGGGACATGGGAGTGGCTACAAAGCACTCAAGAATTCAAGAACTGGCTCTCCAGAACAGATAGAATATTGTGGTGTCCAGGACAGCGTATGTAATTGTGCTCGCCGATACGTTTCGTTGTCCCATACTAATGGACACCCAGCCGGCGTCGGAAAGACTGTTTTATC ATCGTCTATTATTAACCACCTAGAGACGCAAGTCAAACAACCTGGTACTGGTATAGCCTATGTATACTGCGACTACAGCAATACGCTACTCACGGTTCGCAATTTCATTGCGAGCCTTTTGCAACAGCTATTCCGGCAAAGCCCAAAGGTTCCAGACAGCCTTCTCgagatttataaatcttacACTACAAAAACTGTTCGTTTCAGTCTTGGAGAATATTCCACATACCTCCGAGATGTCATTGAGACTTTCTCAGAAGTCTTTGTTGTTGTCGACGGACTCGACGAGTGTCCTCACCGCGAGATTGACGATATCCGGGATGAATTTCTGGATCAGCTTAAAGGGCTGCCGCTCAAAACCCAGCTTCTGTTCACTTCTCGGGATTTGCCGGCCATTGCGAAAAACTTTGCGGCAGATCAGCGCTTGGACATTCATGCAAGCAGACATGCCATCGAAGGCTATCTCCAAGCACGTATCAAAAGCTCGAAGAACTTGAGTCGCCACATTCTAAGAAAGCCTAGCTTACAAGAGGCTGTTGTTGAGACGGTTGCACAAAAAGCAGATGGAAT GTTTCTGCTTGCTCGAATGTATATTGACTTGTTAGCCACGAAGAGCGTTCTCGGAACGGTCGAGTTTACTTTGAAAAATCTTCCAGGAGGGTTGAATGAACTAGACACAGCTTATGACAATGTTATCAGGAGAATCCAAAAtcaagatgatgacgatgtcATTATGGCCAAACAGATCCTGACCTGGCTCTACTATGCTGCCCGACCTCTAACTCTCCAGGAACTTTGCCACAGCTTGGCTGTCAACCTGGCAGTTGAGGCTGACCCGGACGCAACAGAGTTGGACGAGGCCTTTTTACCCGACGAAGAGGTCATAGTCTCCATATGTGCTGGAATAGTGACTTGCCATGCTGAGAGCAATACAGTATCATTCATCCACTACACTACAAAGGAGTATTTCAAACGGAGAATGGACCGGCAAGACATTGAACGATTTTTACATCTAGAAATAAGCATCGCAGATACTTGTCTCGTGTACCTATCTTTCGAACGCAAGGAGTTGGAGCAATTTCTAGAAGCGAGGGCAAAAGGCCGTATCTTAACATTCCACCAATATACCCAAAATGGGGGCCACGGCTGGGATATCGATATTTGCTACCCGCTTTTCCGTTACGCAGCTCAATACTGGGGAGACCATGTCAATGGCTTGCTCGGACAAGTCACCAAAGATCTCTTCAGGAAATTTGTACGGCAGCGCACATGTCTGGCGGCTTCTGTTCAGGCATTGGCTGAGCAGGAGAGTCGCAACTATCCATTTCCGATTTCAATATCAGGCCTTTGCCTAGCGTCATTCTTCGGGTTGAAAGAGATAGTGATTATATTGATAGAAGATGGCCAAAGTATAGAAGCGGAAAACGAATATGACTGGACGGCACTTCATATGGCAGCAGAAAAAGGACATGCGGCAATAGTGCAGCTATTGATCGACAAGGGCGCAGACGTCAACGCAGTGGCCGAGAGATTTGGACTCACGACGACTTCTGGAGCGACAGCGCTGCACATGGCCGCGCGAAACGGTCATGACAAAGTGCTGGAAGTCTTGCTCAAAAACAACGCGGAAATTGATTTGCGGACGGATCAGGACGAAACACCGCTCCACTGGGCAGCTGAGAACGGCCACGTAGAAGCCATCACACTGCTGTTAGACAAAGGTGCGGATTTGGAAGCAAAGTCTAGAAATGGTTTCACACCGCTATGCATTGCAGTCCATCATGGGGAAAAGGCCAGTGTGGAGCTTATGATCGAGAGAGGCGCTGATATCTCAGTCACCGCTTGTGGAggttctttgttctttttcgcCGCCCTGAGTAGAAATGCAGAGGTAGCAAAACTGCTTTTAGAAAGAGGCTTTGATGTAAACTTCACGGGCACGAACGGCGCATTCCCTCTCTGGATCGCGGGGCCTTATTATCAAGGGCGGGACGATATCGTTAAACTGTTGCTGAAGCAGGGGGCAGATGTTTCTCAGAGGCATAAATATAACAACGAAACAGCGCTTCACTATAGCACACACTGGGGAAACAAAACGGTGGTGCGCCTGCTCCTGGAGAGCGGAGCTGAGGTTAATGCCCAGGACAGAGACGGGAAGACTGCGCTGCATATCGCTGCCAAGGAGGGAGACGAAGCTGTGTTGCGATTACTTCTCGAAAAGGGAGCCGATGCCTCTATGAAAACTAAAGCCGGGAAGACTGCGCTGAAATTGGCAGCTTGGCGTGGTTATGAAGCCATAGTGCGGCACCTCTTGGATCATCTTGGCGGAGAGATCAACTCTGAATCCTGGCTAGCGACTTCACAGGTTCTCAAGGCAGCTGAGACAGGCGATGAAAAAGCAATGCAGTTACTGCTGGCTAGAGGGGCTGATATTACGGCAGGAAACCAACGCGAGAAGACAGCGCTACATGTGGCAGCCGGCAGTGGTCGTGTAGCGCTATGCAGGTTTTTACTCAACAATGGGGCCAACATCAATGCAATTAACCGCAGCAAGAGGACTCCTATTTCTATGGCTGCTGAATACGGACACATAGAAGTGGTACGTCTCCTGATAGAGCATAAAGCAAACCTTAGAGAAGGAGTTTCACCGCTATTCGATGCTATACACTCGACAAATGGTCGGAGTAAGGTAGAGATTGTTCAGCTGCTGTTAGAGAACGGAGCCGATGTATCTGCTAAAAACGAATTTTTTGATACTCCATTACATTCAGCTGTACGCCAACATTCAGAGCTTATAATCAAGTTACTGCTTGAACATGGGGCTGCAAAATAA